The window TTGACTCTGGCTAGAGTATACCCCAGTGAATCTATATGGAGCTGGGCCTTTTCTAATGCCACATGCATCCCTTTCATTTATACATGGACCCATTCTCTTTCTGGTGGGCACCCTAAAAAAGGATACGCACAACTAGAGTTTCTGGTTGGATGCCACTTGTTGACTTCTCCTGGCCACTGAACCAGGAAAAGCCagacagacattttttttttttttagtgaggcaattggggttaaatgacttgcccagggtcacacagctagtaagtgttaagtgtctgaggccagatttgaactcaggtactcctgactccagggccggtgctctatccactgcaccacctagctgccccgccagaCAGACATTTTAAAAGGAGCAATTCCACTCTCTGGAACATTCTCTTGTCCCTCTCTCCTGAACATGAGACATAGAACACTATTTCTAGTGTAGTATAGTGGATTAAAAGCATTACTCTCATGGACACTGGGGATGGCACATGAGCCCACCAACCCCCATGACCTCTCCTCCCATGCAGctccatgtattttttaaaaacatgctgGGAAGCATAGTGGTTTCAGAATCATTTGCCAGTTTGAAGCAGTAGGATGGCCTTTAAAGGGTGGTCCCCTTGAATAGGAGCACGCTGATTCTGAAGTCCAGTGCAATCTTGGTGAGACTCCTGGTCCAGGTTCTCTTGGAGGCAGAGCAAGACGAGCTGGCTAGCCACATGGAGGGGCCCCAAGGGTTGCCCTTCACCAGTGTCTGCTTTTAAAACATGTATATTGTAGTCCAGTAGGATTGAAATTGTACAAAAGGCCTTAAACTGTAGAACCATATGGCATCCTCTTAGGTCCCCTCCATTTGAAGGTATCTTCCAAACTttagtgtttttttaataaaagctgGCTTTTCAGGAGTATGATGAATGCACTACTGTTCTCCAATAATGTGGGTGTGTTTTTATGAGTGTAGGTCTTAAATTCGGAAATAATGTACACATGTAGACTAGAGAGATAATATGTCAAAGTGATCTCAGTTGTACATAGTAAATCTGACTAAAGATTGTATattctccctcaaaaaaaaaaaggcagaaagacctgggtccTGACTTGGATATAGACTGCCTGCTTGCCTTGGTCAAGAACCTTcaccttgtaacgattggaatgacgccacctgctggatacttactgtagaagagttctgcccatgaagcgaaggtctttgagggcaagaccaggagtcttttcttcaggagtcaggaagtgacgcggactagtgggaggaggaaggaagagactggcactgactctggggctctttcctgaggacgctggcggagaagggagctagaaatgtgctctccctttaatagataggaatctagacctttctctctctctttaccaaatccttattctccttaataaatgcttaaaagtctaactcttgctaaagcttgtaattgattggcaaccactcattagatattttagacagtttagctagaattttaacccttaacagatggctgaccacgaagaggaaagctaaacctcagtcttcttctgatcttctggttgggtaagaaatttcccctccctctccctttaactgctaagtactggtgtactggctgtgttttcctttaaattttttcgaatggaccttttaaactccctaattatcctattttttattttagtctgtttaaccagacaaatgggagataagatcatgttaatgctttgtttttgtggattttctatttttctttttatttttgttaaaagagccagcaacttactcacacaaggaaatatctctccctctcccaaccatgctttttcagagaaacctgaagagattctggcagcttttcccagttctaacagtaattgttgctttaattttgcatgcctggaggcaatgacccaccctctagaagcttttaatcccctagcacctggaggcaaagtgggggaagaggaatccaggcctgagttcaaaatcaagtctgattcaaattgctctggtccctcccctcctctccagaccccaccctctactcctcctatggccaagcccatagcttcccctgcctgggaagtccagagatctgatgcccatgctcaactttttctacctgcatttgcagcttcaggctcagcccttccccggcctggctgtgcttttgagacaatcttagaaaactctttaaattccagatatgctcgttttgttcataattttgctaacctgcttttgtctttaattagtaatcttataaagcatttgtatggtgaaaagaatgacagacaatatagaggggttaaagaagaaaaacttaatctgaataagaatgacaatcatcaccatagttcaagactccacttcttttgccatggaagggtatatattgtacagaaatgtagaagtaagcaacaaggtattgatatgagtattggggattttagatatcggaatcaaaagtgttctgaattcactcagagtaatagtatcagttcagaggttacataggatttctatgctattatatatacattttgaaattaatggtatgggtttattttcatagagattttcatgcttttgagattgtgtcttatacttagtttttaaaacaaggagaacatttgtaaaagttttttatagtcatgtgatcaagtttatattttataatactcttattaattaattaagttcatattcatttagatttccttagtttgaatttcattgtcttttattattccatgtgtattttcttctattcattcatctatctaattttgaaacatggttttgatttcataatacaatgttaattctaggagtattgtgctcccatattctgagttatttgtttttgctattttttctcaactgattattttatcaaactctttaaagcatttccttggcaaattggttgccatggcaagtgtaaattgattctagaagtattatttttgataagcatatttaaaaaaaaaaagaggggaatgtttgtaaaagttttcttttttcaaaaaagttttctttaggattgtgttgtgctttaacttgtatttaaatatgttcagatttttcacaaaagtaattgaatactaagtaaaaaaaggtattatttgaaattgttgcataattacatattatattctgagtcaagatgtattcacattttttgcaatcatttattatcctcaatttttaaatccatatgagacttggattatgggaacttatcatttaagacattaattgcctttattctgagttatcagatgccagttggccaagatgccatccaatcacaagaggaatacatgcaaagagcagaaattgaactgttacatgaggggagacatgcacgaagttaaggtatggccgagggaacggcttttgacaaatgttgaggttggattctcttggtttaatattttattttatttttccccacgatattgtacagatggctggaagtattgatcccacccatctcactcacctagcttctatgctccctcctatatgcctgatgccatggacatctcaatcccatgcatctgattaagtctgactcagtttcctccaatatgttcggtggcatggacatatattccatccacctattttaaacctggcatactgcatgggcagtatatattgctcaagtgtgggaatgctcatatcccatcatttctctgttcttttatggtaacccccataattatctcaggtgtcatgataaatacagtgttgaatttggccttgacacctgttaccaattatattagattttttaatttctcataatggcatgaggataattaggcagatgatgcaaaaagtgatgaaacaaagataaaaaattatttttaataattaatatcgcagcaattgtcttctcaattaccctccataagggaggggactatagtaatattataattttaaagaatggttcaatttttgttttattatatgtttcatgtgtaacaactaagattctgaattcccttagacatgtttttgagaactttcattgtttgatttgattattgacaaagctattttaaagttgtgttaagctcaattttgtaggaaattttcctggctgattaccagcatccacacatcaacccctgaaaagacttccattccacgactacacctagaggacatctgagaaaagactttcagagactttaaatgaacagttttgatttgttctttttgttggtttttttctctttctgttataatatacaccatctgtaacatgtattctctgcagaggccctccctttgcaagactaatgtcaaagcgtcggttcatgaggacaaaaaaaaaatcgcccctctggacaaaactttcctctcttccttttctatattgttgttcacatattattaattagcaatagttattatattgtttttactgttctgtcaaggaaacattttgtttcttgaggaacaacagggggggactgtaacgattggaatgacgccacctgctggatacttactgtagaagagttctgcccatgaagcgaaggtctttgagggcaagaccaggagtcttttctttggcgggaggaagtgacgcggactagtgggaggaggaaggaagagactggcactgactctggggctctttcctgaggacgctggcggagaagggagctagaaatgtgctctccctttaatagataggaatctaggcctttctctctctctttaccaaattcttattctccttaataaatgcttaaaagtctaactcttgctacagcttgtaattgattggcgaccactcattagatattttagacaatttagctagaattttaacccttaacaacctTAGTGtaccaggcaactttctaagactgtaaattacagTATAGATGACTCTTTGATGTTATTGCTGGAGAGATATCCTTACCAGAACAAAAGTCTCTTTATGTGGATGGTAACATCCATATGATGTCTCGTGTGAATGGTAGCACCAAAGATGCTACCAAAGTCAATGAGCTCCTTCATTTGCTTAACCTCAAAGTGGCAGTGCCATACTCCTCTTCCAGAGGAAATAGAGCTCATGGTCATTAATGATGCCTGTGATTGCTTTCCCAGGACACTAGGTGTGGTGCTTCCAAAAGGACAGTCCGCTCTGACCTGGTGGTAATGGAAGGATACTGGAATACTGGGGAAAGGCAAAGATTCCCCCAAAGTTTCTTGCAGTATTGGTGACTGAATCAGAAAAACTTCTAATCTAGTGTTTAGGTTAAATAGGCAAAGGAACTCTTCTAAATAAAACTTTCCCATACTATGGAGGTATGAGTaaagatgggaaagaaaacaagtttgaaaatacaaagaaggggaagctaggtggcacagtggataaagcaccggccctggattcaggaggacctgagttcaaatctggcctcagacagttgacacttactcactgtgtgaccttgagcaagtcacttaatcctcattgtcccaccccaaaaaaatgCAAAGAGGAGAGGCTGCAGAGGAGGCAGGGGCTAGCCCCTTCCCCACCACCAATCTCTCACCCCCCACCTCCGGGGTGGCACCCCAGAGCTCATGGAGCCCAGGTGGCAGGCAGCTTGgatgaggtcccttccacatcAGACTTCAGGGTGGATGGAGTCAGTTGTTTTCAGGATCAAGATACAGCAGTGAgcaaaaaaattatcaagaaagAGAGACCCAGGAAGAAAGGCAAGACAGTGCAGGTTCCTCTAGAAGTAAAGTCTAACAGTGATGAAGAGATGAGACTAGCAAACCAATCTGccctgaggaggaagaggaggaagagaaggagccTGCTGGGGCAAGTTTGGGAAACCTGCAGCAGAGGACTCAGTCCAGGATTGAAAAGAAGGTCTGTGAGGTGGTCCAGTTCCTGCTAGTGAAGGATCAGACAAAAGTGCCAATCAAACGAACTCATATTGTGAATACCATAACTAAAGAATACAAGAAAATAACCACAGAAATCATCAACCGACCTGGGCTGATGTTGGAGCAGGTGTTTGGAACAGAGTTGAAGAAGGCTGATGACAAGGGTCCTGCTTCTTTGCTCCTTAACAAATTGGAGCCCCTAGAAAATGGTTGCATGAGGCCAAAACATGATACAGCAAAGACGGGGCTTCTGATGGTGattctgaacctcattttcacGAAGGGGAACTCTGCTAAGGAGGCTGTGGTTTGGGGCATGCTCAGGAAGGTGTGGCTCCACTCAGACAAAAAGTGTCCACTTTGGGGATGTGAACAAGCTGGTCACTGGTGAATTTGTCCGCCAGAGGTGTTTGGAGTACAACCGGATTCCCTACACTGACCCTGAGGAATATGAGTTCCTCTGGGGACCCAGAGCTTTCCTAGAGACCAGCCTGGAGTAGGAGAGTGCCCAGTCTGAGTGCCCCACTGAGGTGGCACAAGAAGCATCATTTCACAAGAGCTAGGTGCAGGGTAGTTATGAATTAGGACCCGTCCCCTCTCTAGTCCAGGCCCAGTAAAATTGCaaagtgaaaaaaaggaaaagaaaagctgcTCAGTACATGTCCCTACCcattattgcttctttttttagaGAGCAATGTggccatctcttctttttttattgt is drawn from Dromiciops gliroides isolate mDroGli1 chromosome 2, mDroGli1.pri, whole genome shotgun sequence and contains these coding sequences:
- the LOC122739172 gene encoding LOW QUALITY PROTEIN: non-structural maintenance of chromosomes element 3 homolog (The sequence of the model RefSeq protein was modified relative to this genomic sequence to represent the inferred CDS: deleted 1 base in 1 codon), which produces MVFCIDQRMPSNSHSESPPERLSQIQVDDNESYEVRKEAHLTRVGKGVKSGVTNLREEAIGPRSPGFQAQCRHQPSRKALRSQGPGDPRLAAPTPQANSLAAPKGGTQGQLGHRASMKEEEEEKEPAGASLGNLQQRTQSRIEKKVCEVVQFLLVKDQTKVPIKRTHIVNTITKEYKKITTEIINRPGLMLEQVFGTELKKADDKGPASLLLNKLEPLENGCMRPKHDTAKTGLLMVILNLIFTKGNSAKEAVVWGMLRKVWLHSDKKVHFGDVNKLVTGEFVRQRCLEYNRIPYTDPEEYEFLWGPRAFLETSLE